From a region of the Procambarus clarkii isolate CNS0578487 chromosome 2, FALCON_Pclarkii_2.0, whole genome shotgun sequence genome:
- the LOC138366433 gene encoding sericin-2-like → MRGNERLSVQAMTCSSLVSFSAGGYNNQTTFLTRQNILPLRSHRYSTSVSQHDMWARTSSSSKPSGPSSSSKPSGPSSSSKPSGPSSSSNPSGPSSSSKPSGPSSSSNPSGPSSRSSNPSGPSSSSNPSGPSSSSNPSGPSSSSNASGPSNSSNPSGPSSSSNPSGPSSSSNPSGPSSSSNASGPSSSSNPSGPSSSSNASGPSNSSTSH, encoded by the coding sequence ATGAGAGGTAATGAACGTCTTTCAGTTCAAGCAATGACCTGTAGCTCATTGGTTAGTTTTAGTGCAGGTGGCTATAACAACCAGACCACATTCCTTACAAGGCAGAATATTCTCCCCTTGCGGTCCCACCGGTACTCTACAAGTGTTTCTCAGCACGACATGTGGGCcaggaccagcagcagcagcaaacccAGTggtcccagcagcagcagcaaacccAGTggtcccagcagcagcagcaaacccAGTggtcccagcagcagcagcaatcccagtggtcccagcagcagcagcaaacccAGTggtcccagcagcagcagcaatcccaGTGGTCCCAGCAGTAGGAGCAGCAATCCCAGTggtcccagcagcagcagcaatcccagtggtcccagcagcagcagcaatcccagtggtcccagcagcagcagcaatgccAGTggtcccagcaacagcagcaatccCAGTggtcccagcagcagcagcaatcccagtggtcccagcagcagcagcaatcccagtggtcccagcagcagcagcaatgccAGTGgtcccagcagtagcagcaatcCCAGTggtcccagcagcagcagcaatgccAGTggtcccagcaacagcagcacttcACATTGA